The genomic region GAAACGTATTGCACTCTTTTCATCTTCGTAACTAAAACTATTGAAGGGGAGACTGAGGGGAGATATATCTTCATCTGTGAGCTTAGAAAGTGCTTCCGCAATTTTTTCATGATCAAAAGCCCTTTCCTTCATCCCGGCCTCGGGATCGGCGATCATAAATTCAGTGCCATTGGAGAGGGAATGGCGGTAGATCAGGTTGCCGTCATCAAGCCAGTTTACTCCTGATATGGTTCCGTGAACCAGATCATTGGTATTGGAGGATAGAAAGCTTTCGGCGCGTTTGTAATCTTCTTCAGTAACTTGCTCTGAGTTAAAACTGCAGGCCGAGGTCATCACAAATAACAAAGTAAAAACAAGAAAAGTGGAATTCCGGAATTTCATATATAATAAATATTAATTAGAGCTATGCTGCGAATATAGAGAATGATTCGACTTCTTCAAGTAAAACTATGTCACCCGGAAAGAGAAGGCAGCAACCGCTGAGAACAAGCTCAACTCTCAACCCTCAACTCTCAACCCAAAACCACATTTCATCTAACCCCCTCAACCTCTACATTCAGGCAATGAAAATCCTCAAAGCCATCATCAACTTCTACATTCAAAGCAGCATGCACGTGGCCTTGGCAGTAACCGCTCTGGCAGTGGTATCTGTGATGCAATACGGATTTGTCCCCGAACCGGTCGTCCTGGCTTTTATCTTTTTTGGAACCATTGTTGGGTATAACTTCGTGAAATACGCCGGGGTATCGAATCAGCATAATCTGAAAATTACCCCCAACATCAACCTGATCCGTGGGTTTTCAGTGCTCTGCCTCATAGCCATGGGATATTTTGGGCTTAAGCTGCCGGTAAACGTGTTATTGGCAGCAGCCATTTTTGGCGGACTTACGCTCTTATATGCTTTACCGCTGTACAAAAGCCGGAACCTGAGAGGCTTATCAGGTGCTAAAATTTATATCATCGCGTTAGTTTGGGTAGGGGTTACCGTATTGCTTCCCCTGGAATATCACAACATGGCCTTCCGCCTAAAAATCTTATACCAATGCCTGGAAATATTCTTTTTTGTGATCGCTCTGACACTGCCTTTTGAAATCCGTGACCTGAAGTATGATGAAAAGGAACTGGGCACCATCCCCCAAAAATTAGGCATCCGAAAAACCAAATGGCTCGGAACGGCATTGTTAATACTCATGGCCGGATTGACATCAATGCAAACCTACGTTACAGATGCGTACCCCGTAATCAGCTATATAATAGCCGGCATAACACTCATCGCTGTTGGGGGAGCCAAAGAAAACCAAAACAAATACTACGCCTCACTCTGGGTAGAATCCATCCCCATCCTCTGGCTAATCCTATTGCTACTAGCTTAATAGATAGATTCGAATATTAAAGCTCGAAGCACATCCCCCAAATCGTCCATCGCAGTTCGATCCATTCCCGAATGCTCTGTTAGACTTATTCCTTGGTAAAACACCACCCCAAAACTCAAAACCCACCACTAAATACTAACTACTAACTACTAACTACTAACTACCAATACTAACCCCTCAATCTCAACCTCGCCACCGCCTCAATATGATACGTCTGCGGAAACATATCCACAGGCTGAACTTCCTCCACATGATATACTTTGTTCAGCTCCTTCAAATCCCGCGCCATGGTAGAGCTGTTGCAGCTCACATACACAATCCGGGGCACCTTCAGTTCACAAAGCCGTTCTACCACATCGGGATGCATTCCGGCCCTCGGTGGGTCAGTGATAAGCACATTTGGAGCCCCGAATTCCTTCACTACATCATCTGTAAACACATCTTTCATATCCCCCTTGATGAAGGAAACATTATCCACCCGGTTTTCCTGTGCATTGAATTTGGCATTTTTAACAGCCACATCAACCAGCTCGATACCCACTACATGTTTAGCCGGTTGACTCATGAACAGGCTTAGCGTACCAACCCCGCAATACAGGTCATAGACAATATCTCCATCTTCCAGGGCAGCATAATTACGGGCTATTTCATATAGCTTCTCGGCTTGAGCCGTATTGGTTTGAAAGAAAGCATTGGGATGTATCTTGAAGGTGAAGTCACCGATTTTGTCCACAATAAACCCGGGACCATGAAGCACTTTTTCAAACCGGCCAATGGCGGTAGGGCTTTTAGTGTCGTTCACATTGTTGATGATAGTCGTGATAAAAGGAAATTCATCCAGCAAAGCATCCGCCAGTTTTTGCATCACGTCCTGATCATCTTGAAACGTCACCAGGTTGACCATAAAATCATCGGTGTGATGAGAATTGCGGATCATCACATGTCGCATAAAGCCTGAATTCTCAAAAGTATCGTAAGGGGTGATGCCGTGTTCGATGCAATATCCGCGCACAAAATCTAAAATTTCATACGACTCCGGCACTTGCAGGTGGCATTCTTGCAGGTTCAGGATTTTATCAAACCGTCCGGGAGCATGCAGGCCGGCCGCGAACGCGGAATCATCTACAAATTCATCCCGGTTAATTTCTTCTTCCGTCAGCCACCGCCGCGCACTGATGCTGTATTCCATCTTATTACGGTAATAGAATTCCTTATCTGCGCCAATCCCGGGGTTAACAATGGCTTCATCTAGCCCGCCGATCCGGCTTATGTGATCACGCACTTGCTGGGTTTTAAACTCGAGTTGCTTTTGGTAGGGGATATGCTGCCAGCTGCATCCGCCGCACACCTTGGCATGCCGGCATTTCGGCTCAATGCGGTGGGGGCTGGGTTCCAGGATTTCAAGCAGTTTAGCTTCCCGGTATTTTTTCTTTTTCTTGATGATCCGGACAAGCACCTTATCGCCCGGGGTAGTGCCGGGCACAAAAACAGCCAGCCCGTCAACTTTTCCTAAACCTTTCCCTTTAAATGCCGCATCTATGATTTCTAACTCTACTTCCTGACCTTTTTTTAGTGCCATAAATTAAACTGATTCCTCGGGGATATCCTCGTAATAGGTTTTAAATTGAATATTTAATGCAGTTTGTTCGTTTGATAACTCTGCCAATTTTTTTGCGGTGGTTTCAAGCTGCCGTAACGCGATGTTGGTGAGTGTCTGAAGGAATTTGACGGCTATTTGCGGATGACGGTCTCGCAATACTTCAAAATCCGGCTTAAAAAATCCCAGGAGATCACAATCAGTCAAGCAACGTGCTGAGGATTTGCGTCGAAGATTGTAGCCTATAGACAGTGCTCCAAAACTTTCCGGTGATTTCAGCTCAAATTCCGAAACAAGATCGCCGGACTCATCATCGTCCGGAGTGCCTATTGTGAGTTGTATGGTGCCGTCTTCAATAAAATACATGCCGGTGCCGGGATCATTTTTATAAAAAACATATTCCCCTTCTTTATAGCTCCTGCGGTGACATAGTTGTAAAAATTCATACCGTTCAGCCGGGTTCAGGTTTGCCAGGAACTTCGATTTGAATACGATGTTCGACTGATCTTTTAAGCGTTTTATTTTATCAAACATAACACCTGTTATTGAGGTTAAAAGGAGTGGCCGATACCAAAATTAAAATATACCTGCTTATTGTTTAACCAGCCAACTTGAAGGTCGTGCAGCCGGTAAGCAAAATCAAACCTGACTACCACATATTCCCAGTCCAGCCGGATGCCGGGGCCGCTGCTGACGGCAATTTGGTTATAAAAATTATCAAAGCGAAATCTTCCTTGCTCCAGCCTGTCCTGATTATTTTCATCCCTGAAGTCATTGCGCGGTCCGTACCAGATATTGCCGGCATCTGCAAAAAGTGCAGCATACCAGTTTGCTCCAAGGAAATCACGTATAAATGTGTGGCGCACTTCGGCAAAGGCGGCTAATTTAATTTCTCCGCCGGGGATGTTCAGGTTATCCGTAGAGATATCACCCGGTCCCAGTTGGAAGGGAGCCCAGCCGCGAATATCATTGCTGCCTCCTGCAAAAAACCTGCGATTAAGAGGGATAGAGGTCGAATTCCCATACGGCTGCGCAAATCCCCCATACAGCCTCCACGCGAAAACTCCCGTATTTGAAATAGGATAATACCGGCGATAATCTGCAGACAGTTTAATAAACCGGCTGTAACTCAGGCTGTTATCACTGAGCTTAAACAGGGAGGGAAGATTTCCTTCCAGGGTATTCGGGGTAGTTACATACCGGTCAATGAGATAGGGGATGTTTCCACCTACCGACACGGAATACTCACTGAAGTATCCCCGGTTCCGCTTTATAATATCCGTGTTTTGGCTTCTGAATGTGTACCGGACAATGGAAGAAACCTGCGGGTTGAAATCTTCAAGAATCCGCTGTAATTCAAAAGCATCTACAATAGTGCCGTCTTGCAGGGTATCGGTCCCAAATTCATTTCTAAGGTTCCTGATGTATGAATCGGAAGGGCTGGTATCCACTAAATCAAGTTCGATCAGGTCCAAAAAACTGGAGTAATTTGAGGTGTGATTTACTTCATATCTCATGTTGAAACCCACATCTGAGTTGATATCAAAAAGAAGCTGATCGGAGCGGCTGTATGAAAGCAGGTAACGGGTGATACCACTGGTGAAACCGGGACGGTTATCCAAAGCGGCGAACGGAAAATTTAAGCGAGGCACCGAATAGTCGGCCCGCAATTCATAGCTTCTGAACACCGAAGATTGGGTGGCGGTAGTGTCAATCTCTTCCAGTACGGTGGGGCTTACAAACTCGAAACTGGCATTTGCCCCGATAGTGAGGTTTTCCGCATTTCCAAATACATTGTTATTGTTGTAGTCAACCCCAAAACCGGTTCCGTATCCGTAACGCTTCATGCCAAATAATTCAGTAGAAATACTGTGTTTGGTCAGCGTTTGGAGGTCGAAGTAAGCGGGGATTTCATCCCTGGTGAAATCCGGCTGTGCTTGATTTTCGTTTTGGCTGAACCGCTGTATATAAAGCATCCCAAGATTCTGAAACTCATTTACCGTTTCCAAATACAAAGAATGGTTATAAATTTGTCCTGGTTTGAATAGGATTTGATCGTAAAGAAGCCGAAAAGCGGACTGGGTTCCGGGTTCTTTTTCCAGAAAAACGGTTTGCGTTGAATCAACGGTATGGGGCGGCCCGGAAAGGGTATCTTTTTGGGTATAATTTACCGGGGGCTCGGTGTCGCTTAGCCGAACCCGGACATCTCCAAACGTATAGGTTTTTCCGGGATATATTTGATAACGGATGTCAAGGGTGTTGGATTTTGTGGTATCATCTTTCACCAGGGCGATGACTGAGTCACGCTGCACGGAGGCATAACCATTGTTTTTTAAAAATGTAATGATACGCTGCTGTTCCGTGCTCAGGGCCTGCGAGCTGTATTGTCGATTTACGGTAAAAGTAGTGTCGTTAAGACGTCCCCGGGTTAAGGCTCCGTCGGCAAGAAAGTTAAATTTTCTTTGAGGATCACTGAAATCCGGCATCCCGCTGTACGACACCGTTCCTATTTGATATGCAGGGCCTTCCTCAATAATAAATGAAACCTCAATTTTATCCGTGCGGTATTCAACAATAGTAGTATCCACATTCACATCAAGATATCCGAGTGACTCGTAGTACAAGGCGATACGTTCCATATCGTTACCAACGGTTCCCCGATTCAGGTACGCCGGTTCTTCACCAAATCTACCGTTGGAAGTCTTCCAGATGAAATACCAGGGGGTGAAACGGGGAATTCCTAAAAATTCCCGGTTGGTACGGGTTCTTACCAGGGTAGTAAGGGATCGGTCTTTTATATTCTCATTTCCTGAAAACCGAATGCGCCGTACCACATCTTCGGTGTTGGCATTTTCTTGCACAGTTTGGGCATAAATCACTTCAGGATAAATAAAATCCATCCATGTAACCAAACATAGCAGGAAGGAAAATATAAGCAGTCGATGGGTTGATGTATGCAAAGTAATACAGAAAAGACGGTTGCTCAATGATTAAGCATATAGAATACAACCGCTGCCTCTGATGATTAGTTTATAAATTAAACGTCGTCGTAATCAAAGCCTTCGTCTTCTTCGTTATGGAAAAAGTCTTCTTTACGAATGTAATCCGGCCAGATATCTTCTATGCCTTCATATACAGGTTCTTCACCTTGTTCTATTTCTTCGAGTTCTTCAAGATTCACAATCACCTGGTTAGGCAGGCCATTGCGTTCTGCCCATTCAATAAGTTCCTCGCGGGTAGCGGGGAAAGGGGCGTCATCTAATGCTGCGGCTAATTCAACGGTCCAAATCATAGTTATGTAATTATTTTAAAATGAATGAGTGTAATAAACACATGTGTAGATAAAACACAAGTGAATAAATAAAATTTTTGTTCCAAATTCGTGCCGAAAATATTGTTATCTTCGCACAAATACATCAACTAAATCCTAAGAGGATTATTTTTATGTTTAACAGTTTAGGTGCCCCTGAAATTCTAATTATCGCCATCATGGTGTTGGTATTGTTTGGAGCAAAAAGAATTCCTGAATTAGCCCGTGGATTAGGCCAGGGTATCAAGGAGTTTCGTCAAGCTTCCAAAGACATTAAAAAGGAAATTGAAGACAGCTCCAGAGATATCAACGATGCTGCAAATCACGAAGAAACCTCCTCTAAAAGCAAATAAGAGCAGAAATTGAACTACATGACTATTGCCGAGACTCGCGAAAAAGTCTTATCTGGAGAAACAAAACTTCGCGAAATTGTAGAACATTATATCGAACAAATCGAAGCGCAAAATAGCAGTATAAATGCTTATGTAAATACTGATTTTGAAGATGCCCTAACCCGTGCTGATGAGATTCAAAAAAGAATCGATAATGGCACATCCGGCAAACTTGCCGGGGTAGTTATGGGTATCAAAGATCTGATTTCTGAGCGTGGAAAGAAATTAACCTGTGCGTCAAAAATTCTTGAGAACTTTGAAAGTGTTTATGATGCTACGGTTATTGAACGGCTCAGAGCCGAAGATGTTATTTTCATCGGGCGGTTAAACATGGACGAATTTGCCATGGGTTCGGCTAATGAATACAGCAATTTCGGAGCGACCAAAAATCCGCACAACACCGATAAAGTTCCGGGAGGATCTTCCGGGGGAAGTGCAGCAGCCGTTGCGGCTGATATGGCTATGGCCACTTTGGGTTCTGATACCGGGGGGTCTATTCGTCAACCGGCTTCTTTTTGTGGAGTGGTTGGACTGAAGCCTACATATGGCCGTGTATCCCGTTTTGGCTTAGTTGCTTTTGCTTCTTCATTCGACTGTATCGGCCCGTTAGCTAACACCGTGGAAGATACTGCCCGCATCCTGGAGGTTATTGCCGGCTTTGACGAGAGGGATAACACTTCTTCCCAAAAAGAGAAGGATGATTACGTGGCGGCTGCTCAAAATCCGGATAAAAAAATTAAAATAGGTGTTCCCGAAGAGTTTTTTGGAGAAGGCCTCGATGAGGAAATCAAGGAAGGAATTGAGCAAATTTTGAAAAACATGGAGGCTGACGGGGCTGAATTAGTTCCCATACAGTTGCCAAATTCAAAATATGGAATAGCTGCTTACTATATTTTGGCAACGGCTGAAGCTTCGAGTAACCTCGCTCGCTTCGACGGAATCCGCTATGGCCACCGTGCCGATAAAGATGAGATGCTTGATGAGCTGAAGCAGGAAGAGAAAGCCCTGAAGGAACAGTTTGAAATTGCCAAAGGGGATGAAAAAATAGCACTGCAGGAGCAATTAACTAAGCTTGATTCCCCGCTAATCCGCTTGTATAAAAAATCCCGTACAGAAGGATTTGGAACAGAGGTCAAACGCAGAATCATGCTCGGAACCTATGTGTTGAGTGCGGGTTATTATGATGCGTACTATGGAAAAGCCCAAAAAGTACGCCGGCTCATTCAAAATGACTACAAAGAAGCGTTTAAGAACGTTGATGTAATAGTCAGCCCAACGGCCCCAACCACGGCTTTTGATTTGGGATCAAAAATTGATGATCCTGTGCAAATGTATTTGAATGATGTATACACCATCAGTGCAAATCTGGCGGGTATTTGCGGTATTAATGTTCCGGCCGGAATGCACAGTAATGGCTTGCCCTACGGAATCCAATTCCTGGCTGATAGTTTTCAGGAATCCAAAGTACTGAACGCAGGCCGACTTGTTGAACTGCAATTTTCCTAAATAATCGATATTTATTATGAACAGGCTCAAGGGTAAAACAGCAATTGTAACCGGGGCTACTGCAGGTATTGGACTTAAAACTGCAGAGTTGTTAGCCGCGGAGGGTGTTCATCTAATACTTACCGGCAGGAGAGAAGAACGGCTGCAAGAGGTGAAAAAAGAATTTGAAGATCGATTTGATGTTTCAGTCCAAACGGCTTCTTTTGATGTACAGGATGCTGAAGCGTGTAAAACATTTGTGGATTCCCTTAGCTCATCGATAGATATTTTAGTAAACAATGCCGGCTTGGCCAAAGGCACTGATCCTGTTTACGAGGCCTCTTTTGATGATTGGAATACGATGATTGATACTAACATGAAAGGATTGTTATATCTGTCTCGCCTCATTTCACCTCAAATGCGTGAACGAAATACCGGGCATATTATAAATGTAGGTTCCACGGCCGGACATGAATCTTATGCCGGAGGGGTGGTTTACAGTGCCACAAAACATGCCGTAAAAGCAATTACGGAAGCCACAAAAAAAGATCTGCACGGTACCGAAGTTAGGGTGAGTATGATTTCTCCGGGGCTGGTGGAAACTGAATTTAGTGAAGTCCGTTTTGAGGGAGATAAAGAAAAAGCGGCAAATGTGTATAAAGGGATGAAGCCTTTGGTGGCTCAGGATATTGCTGAAATCATCGTATTTGTAGCTAATCGTCCGGCTCATGTTAATATTATGGACACGATTATCTATCCCGTTGCACAATCTTCTGCCACCATGGTACACCGAAATGAATAAGTGGTATCTTTTAGGAAGCATAATTTTTTTGTGGGGTTGCTCGGATTCAGGTAAACCCGGCCTTAAGTTTTCGGAGCAGGGAAGGGAGGTTCCGGCTTTTAACGCCGATTCAGCCTATCAGTTTGTGCAGCGCCAGGTGGATTTTGGCCCCAGGGTACCCAACTCCGAAGCTCACCGGAAAGCCATGGC from Gracilimonas sp. harbors:
- the rlmD gene encoding 23S rRNA (uracil(1939)-C(5))-methyltransferase RlmD; its protein translation is MALKKGQEVELEIIDAAFKGKGLGKVDGLAVFVPGTTPGDKVLVRIIKKKKKYREAKLLEILEPSPHRIEPKCRHAKVCGGCSWQHIPYQKQLEFKTQQVRDHISRIGGLDEAIVNPGIGADKEFYYRNKMEYSISARRWLTEEEINRDEFVDDSAFAAGLHAPGRFDKILNLQECHLQVPESYEILDFVRGYCIEHGITPYDTFENSGFMRHVMIRNSHHTDDFMVNLVTFQDDQDVMQKLADALLDEFPFITTIINNVNDTKSPTAIGRFEKVLHGPGFIVDKIGDFTFKIHPNAFFQTNTAQAEKLYEIARNYAALEDGDIVYDLYCGVGTLSLFMSQPAKHVVGIELVDVAVKNAKFNAQENRVDNVSFIKGDMKDVFTDDVVKEFGAPNVLITDPPRAGMHPDVVERLCELKVPRIVYVSCNSSTMARDLKELNKVYHVEEVQPVDMFPQTYHIEAVARLRLRG
- a CDS encoding DUF2795 domain-containing protein, encoding MIWTVELAAALDDAPFPATREELIEWAERNGLPNQVIVNLEELEEIEQGEEPVYEGIEDIWPDYIRKEDFFHNEEDEGFDYDDV
- a CDS encoding BamA/TamA family outer membrane protein, with translation MDFIYPEVIYAQTVQENANTEDVVRRIRFSGNENIKDRSLTTLVRTRTNREFLGIPRFTPWYFIWKTSNGRFGEEPAYLNRGTVGNDMERIALYYESLGYLDVNVDTTIVEYRTDKIEVSFIIEEGPAYQIGTVSYSGMPDFSDPQRKFNFLADGALTRGRLNDTTFTVNRQYSSQALSTEQQRIITFLKNNGYASVQRDSVIALVKDDTTKSNTLDIRYQIYPGKTYTFGDVRVRLSDTEPPVNYTQKDTLSGPPHTVDSTQTVFLEKEPGTQSAFRLLYDQILFKPGQIYNHSLYLETVNEFQNLGMLYIQRFSQNENQAQPDFTRDEIPAYFDLQTLTKHSISTELFGMKRYGYGTGFGVDYNNNNVFGNAENLTIGANASFEFVSPTVLEEIDTTATQSSVFRSYELRADYSVPRLNFPFAALDNRPGFTSGITRYLLSYSRSDQLLFDINSDVGFNMRYEVNHTSNYSSFLDLIELDLVDTSPSDSYIRNLRNEFGTDTLQDGTIVDAFELQRILEDFNPQVSSIVRYTFRSQNTDIIKRNRGYFSEYSVSVGGNIPYLIDRYVTTPNTLEGNLPSLFKLSDNSLSYSRFIKLSADYRRYYPISNTGVFAWRLYGGFAQPYGNSTSIPLNRRFFAGGSNDIRGWAPFQLGPGDISTDNLNIPGGEIKLAAFAEVRHTFIRDFLGANWYAALFADAGNIWYGPRNDFRDENNQDRLEQGRFRFDNFYNQIAVSSGPGIRLDWEYVVVRFDFAYRLHDLQVGWLNNKQVYFNFGIGHSF
- a CDS encoding cyclic nucleotide-binding domain-containing protein, which produces MFDKIKRLKDQSNIVFKSKFLANLNPAERYEFLQLCHRRSYKEGEYVFYKNDPGTGMYFIEDGTIQLTIGTPDDDESGDLVSEFELKSPESFGALSIGYNLRRKSSARCLTDCDLLGFFKPDFEVLRDRHPQIAVKFLQTLTNIALRQLETTAKKLAELSNEQTALNIQFKTYYEDIPEESV
- a CDS encoding SDR family NAD(P)-dependent oxidoreductase → MNRLKGKTAIVTGATAGIGLKTAELLAAEGVHLILTGRREERLQEVKKEFEDRFDVSVQTASFDVQDAEACKTFVDSLSSSIDILVNNAGLAKGTDPVYEASFDDWNTMIDTNMKGLLYLSRLISPQMRERNTGHIINVGSTAGHESYAGGVVYSATKHAVKAITEATKKDLHGTEVRVSMISPGLVETEFSEVRFEGDKEKAANVYKGMKPLVAQDIAEIIVFVANRPAHVNIMDTIIYPVAQSSATMVHRNE
- a CDS encoding twin-arginine translocase TatA/TatE family subunit, yielding MFNSLGAPEILIIAIMVLVLFGAKRIPELARGLGQGIKEFRQASKDIKKEIEDSSRDINDAANHEETSSKSK
- a CDS encoding amidase family protein codes for the protein MTIAETREKVLSGETKLREIVEHYIEQIEAQNSSINAYVNTDFEDALTRADEIQKRIDNGTSGKLAGVVMGIKDLISERGKKLTCASKILENFESVYDATVIERLRAEDVIFIGRLNMDEFAMGSANEYSNFGATKNPHNTDKVPGGSSGGSAAAVAADMAMATLGSDTGGSIRQPASFCGVVGLKPTYGRVSRFGLVAFASSFDCIGPLANTVEDTARILEVIAGFDERDNTSSQKEKDDYVAAAQNPDKKIKIGVPEEFFGEGLDEEIKEGIEQILKNMEADGAELVPIQLPNSKYGIAAYYILATAEASSNLARFDGIRYGHRADKDEMLDELKQEEKALKEQFEIAKGDEKIALQEQLTKLDSPLIRLYKKSRTEGFGTEVKRRIMLGTYVLSAGYYDAYYGKAQKVRRLIQNDYKEAFKNVDVIVSPTAPTTAFDLGSKIDDPVQMYLNDVYTISANLAGICGINVPAGMHSNGLPYGIQFLADSFQESKVLNAGRLVELQFS